A stretch of the Leptotrichia sp. oral taxon 223 genome encodes the following:
- a CDS encoding ABC transporter ATP-binding protein, giving the protein MNKIIEFQNVNKVYPNGNEAVKDINFSINEGEFIVFIGTSGSGKTTALKMINRLEDATSGEIKIKGKDIFEYNIHKMRWNMGYVLQQVALFPHMTVEENISIVPELKGWKKEEIKARTEELLEMIGLESEKYLKRMPSELSGGEAQRIGIARALAGDPEIMLMDEPFSALDPITRKSLQKDIKELQQKINKTIVFVTHDIEEAFYLGDRILIIKDGKIIQSGTKSELINNPKDEFVREFISLEADKNIENEIDKKIIEKLKENGEYEKLALEIEKL; this is encoded by the coding sequence ATGAACAAAATTATAGAATTTCAGAATGTGAATAAAGTGTATCCGAATGGAAATGAAGCTGTAAAAGATATAAATTTTTCAATAAATGAAGGAGAATTTATTGTGTTTATTGGAACTTCTGGCAGCGGGAAAACTACGGCTTTGAAAATGATAAATCGGCTGGAGGATGCGACTTCTGGGGAAATAAAAATAAAGGGTAAGGATATTTTTGAATATAATATTCATAAAATGCGTTGGAATATGGGGTATGTCTTGCAGCAGGTAGCTTTGTTTCCGCATATGACAGTAGAAGAAAATATAAGTATTGTGCCTGAACTGAAAGGGTGGAAGAAAGAAGAGATTAAGGCAAGGACAGAAGAACTTCTGGAAATGATTGGGCTGGAAAGCGAGAAATATTTGAAGAGAATGCCGTCTGAGCTGTCTGGTGGAGAAGCACAGAGAATTGGTATTGCAAGGGCATTGGCAGGGGATCCTGAAATTATGCTGATGGATGAGCCTTTTAGCGCATTGGATCCGATTACAAGGAAAAGTTTGCAAAAGGATATAAAGGAATTGCAGCAGAAAATTAATAAGACAATTGTCTTTGTAACACATGATATTGAGGAGGCCTTTTATTTGGGAGATAGGATTTTAATAATTAAGGATGGGAAAATTATTCAGTCTGGAACAAAATCCGAATTAATTAATAATCCAAAAGATGAATTTGTAAGGGAATTTATCAGTTTGGAGGCAGATAAGAATATTGAAAATGAAATTGATAAAAAAATTATTGAGAAATTGAAGGAAAATGGGGAATATGAGAAATTGGCCTTAGAAATAGAGAAATTATAA
- a CDS encoding ABC transporter permease/substrate-binding protein, producing MNNHFFQVFYERKEEFFKAVLEHMQISFYALVIALIIAIPLGIYLTYKKKIAEIIIGLTAIMQTIPSLALLGLLIPIMGIGRKPAITALVIYALLPILRNTYTGINGVDPVYMVASRAMGMNKAQQLFKIQLPLAMPVIMAGIRTATVLIIGTATLASLIGAGGLGKLILLGLDRNNMDLILLGAIPSALLAVLFDFVLKKLENKNWKVILISFIALFMVFFAGNSVMNKQSKRDKIVISGKLGTEPEILINMYKLLIEDEMNVDVELKSGFGTTSFNFNALKSGEVDIYPEFTGTVVFTFLNETPVSNIKEQVYEQARNGILKKYNMVLLKPMAYNNTYAVGVSQKFASENNLTKISDLARVKDKAKVGFTREFVDREDGYKGMKKLYNFEFPDVKEFEPKLRYVAVQSGDINVIDAYSTDSELEQYKMVVLEDDRNLFPPYQGAPLMRSETLKKYPKLEQILNKLYNKVTDDEMRKMNFEVGVNGKKAYDVAKEYLIKNGLIKNKK from the coding sequence ATGAATAATCACTTTTTTCAAGTATTTTATGAGCGTAAAGAGGAGTTTTTCAAGGCTGTCCTTGAGCATATGCAAATTTCGTTTTATGCACTTGTAATTGCCTTGATTATTGCGATTCCGCTTGGAATTTACTTGACTTACAAAAAGAAAATAGCAGAAATAATTATCGGACTCACAGCAATAATGCAAACTATACCTTCACTTGCACTACTTGGACTTCTTATTCCGATTATGGGAATTGGTAGAAAACCTGCAATTACAGCACTTGTAATATATGCGTTGCTTCCAATTTTACGAAATACATATACGGGAATAAATGGCGTTGATCCAGTGTATATGGTGGCTTCAAGGGCTATGGGAATGAACAAGGCACAACAGCTCTTTAAAATTCAGCTGCCACTTGCAATGCCTGTAATTATGGCGGGAATCCGTACAGCGACAGTGCTTATCATTGGAACGGCGACACTTGCTTCGTTAATCGGTGCAGGAGGGCTTGGGAAATTGATTTTGCTTGGACTTGACAGGAATAATATGGATTTGATTTTGCTTGGGGCGATTCCATCGGCGTTACTAGCGGTTCTGTTTGATTTTGTATTAAAGAAACTGGAAAATAAAAACTGGAAAGTGATTTTAATTTCATTTATTGCTTTATTTATGGTATTTTTTGCCGGAAATTCAGTTATGAATAAGCAAAGCAAGAGAGATAAAATTGTAATTTCAGGAAAATTGGGGACAGAGCCGGAAATATTGATAAATATGTATAAACTTCTGATTGAGGATGAAATGAATGTGGATGTGGAACTAAAATCAGGCTTTGGAACTACGTCATTTAACTTTAATGCCTTGAAATCAGGAGAAGTTGATATTTATCCTGAATTTACAGGAACTGTAGTATTCACATTTCTTAACGAAACGCCAGTCAGCAATATTAAGGAGCAAGTTTATGAGCAGGCTAGAAATGGAATTTTGAAAAAATATAACATGGTTCTGTTAAAGCCAATGGCATACAATAACACTTATGCAGTTGGAGTTTCACAAAAATTTGCAAGTGAAAATAATCTTACAAAAATATCCGACTTAGCAAGAGTTAAAGATAAAGCCAAAGTTGGTTTTACAAGAGAATTTGTTGACAGGGAAGACGGATACAAAGGCATGAAGAAACTTTATAATTTTGAATTTCCTGATGTTAAGGAATTTGAGCCGAAATTACGATATGTGGCGGTGCAAAGCGGAGATATAAATGTGATTGATGCTTATTCAACAGATAGTGAGCTGGAGCAGTATAAAATGGTGGTTTTGGAAGATGACAGAAATTTATTCCCTCCATATCAGGGAGCACCTTTAATGCGAAGCGAAACCTTGAAGAAATATCCTAAATTAGAACAGATTTTAAATAAACTGTATAATAAAGTTACAGATGATGAGATGCGTAAGATGAACTTTGAAGTGGGAGTCAACGGGAAAAAGGCTTATGATGTGGCAAAGGAATACTTGATAAAAAATGGATTAATTAAAAATAAAAAATAA
- a CDS encoding toxin-antitoxin system YwqK family antitoxin, with amino-acid sequence MLKSFKKSMIILFSCVSVSILASAATPNVTPKRSSEYLSQSSRALSSPYSTVADVVISGNLATVKETGQPFTGTYVEFSESGNAQAVRNYQNGTLNGLMFLYYGNGNIQKVVNYVNGIRNGEDIDFYGNGNSKVLKNYQNGLLNGKSYEFDEFGRLTTSLEYVNNAKNGKELKFSNGVVTNENTYANGQLNGEAKSYYSNGNLRSNGNYSRNFRNGQWTWNYENGSKKLIETYQNGLVTEILGYSRNGGKEREMKLVNGNGNFTQYYDNGKVKVQGALRNYKAYGNWSFYNKDGYLTDTQGFY; translated from the coding sequence ATGCTAAAATCATTCAAAAAATCAATGATTATTTTATTTTCATGTGTATCTGTGAGTATTCTAGCTTCAGCTGCAACCCCAAATGTTACACCAAAAAGAAGCAGTGAGTACTTATCACAATCATCCCGTGCATTAAGTTCACCTTACAGCACAGTTGCTGATGTTGTCATTTCTGGAAACCTTGCGACTGTAAAAGAAACTGGACAACCATTTACTGGAACTTATGTTGAATTTAGTGAAAGCGGAAATGCTCAAGCAGTAAGAAATTACCAAAATGGGACATTAAATGGGCTTATGTTTTTGTATTATGGAAATGGTAACATACAAAAAGTAGTAAACTATGTAAATGGTATAAGAAACGGTGAAGACATTGACTTTTACGGAAATGGAAATTCAAAAGTGCTAAAAAATTACCAAAACGGTTTATTAAATGGAAAAAGTTATGAATTTGACGAATTTGGACGTTTAACCACTTCTCTTGAATATGTGAACAACGCTAAAAATGGAAAGGAACTAAAATTTTCAAACGGCGTTGTAACAAATGAAAATACGTATGCCAATGGGCAGTTAAACGGTGAAGCAAAATCATACTATTCCAATGGAAATTTACGTTCAAACGGGAATTATTCACGTAACTTTAGAAATGGACAATGGACTTGGAATTATGAAAATGGTTCAAAAAAACTAATTGAAACTTATCAAAATGGTTTAGTTACAGAAATTTTAGGATATTCAAGAAACGGTGGAAAAGAACGTGAAATGAAACTTGTAAATGGAAACGGCAATTTTACCCAGTATTATGATAACGGAAAAGTTAAAGTACAAGGCGCATTAAGAAACTATAAAGCCTATGGAAACTGGAGCTTCTACAACAAAGACGGATACTTGACTGATACTCAAGGATTTTATTAA
- a CDS encoding formate/nitrite transporter family protein, whose protein sequence is MKNKETLELVTNAAKGKIGLLKESKGKYFLSAFLAGMFIGIGILLTFTVGGVSSGLPTNKILMGVSFGIALSLVVVFGTELFTGNNMIGIAGLLNKGISFKDMVLMWIAAYVGNIAGSVVLACMYVFSNSASKPVVEFIVKVSKAKVTALPHELFFKGILCNILVCLAVLAGIKLKEETAKLIMVFWCLFAFITAGFEHSVANMTLFFNDGNNV, encoded by the coding sequence ATGAAGAATAAAGAAACTTTGGAATTAGTAACGAATGCTGCAAAAGGTAAAATAGGACTTTTAAAAGAAAGTAAAGGGAAATATTTTTTATCAGCCTTTTTGGCTGGAATGTTTATTGGTATTGGAATTTTATTGACATTTACGGTTGGTGGGGTTAGTAGCGGCTTGCCAACTAACAAAATTCTTATGGGAGTCAGCTTTGGGATAGCGCTTAGCCTTGTAGTTGTGTTTGGAACAGAACTTTTTACAGGAAATAATATGATCGGGATAGCGGGACTTCTGAACAAGGGCATAAGTTTTAAGGATATGGTTCTCATGTGGATAGCGGCTTATGTGGGAAATATCGCAGGATCAGTCGTACTTGCGTGTATGTATGTGTTTTCAAATTCCGCCTCAAAACCTGTTGTGGAATTTATTGTAAAGGTTTCCAAGGCAAAAGTTACTGCACTGCCGCACGAACTGTTTTTTAAAGGAATTTTATGCAATATTCTTGTATGTCTTGCAGTTCTGGCTGGGATAAAACTGAAGGAGGAAACTGCCAAGCTGATAATGGTATTCTGGTGTCTATTTGCCTTTATAACTGCTGGATTTGAGCATAGTGTCGCTAATATGACGCTTTTTTTTAATGATGGGAATAATGTATAA
- the asrC gene encoding sulfite reductase subunit C, which produces MSMDLNRKIVTKNAFRVTKDRSKTALRVRVPGGAITGEIMEMVAKIANTYGDGNVHITTRQGFEVLGISWNDIEKVNKMVQPIMEKLEINYKDKDKGYAAAGTRNIAACIGNKVCPKGAYNTTEFAKKIEKAIFPNDFHFKVALTGCPNDCQKVRMHDFGIIGMAKPELDESKCVSCGMCERKCKKLSTGAISYKNYKPVRDHQRCIGCGECVLNCPTGAWTRSPKKYYKLAIMGRTGKQNPRLAEDWLFWADEESIIKIIKNTYEYVDKYIDRSLPKEHIGYIVDRTGFEEFKKWALKGVNLPEETVMVNNVYWRNGIKYQGIL; this is translated from the coding sequence ATGAGCATGGATTTAAATAGAAAAATTGTTACCAAAAACGCATTCAGGGTAACAAAGGACAGATCTAAAACAGCATTGCGTGTGAGAGTGCCAGGAGGAGCAATTACTGGGGAAATAATGGAAATGGTTGCAAAAATAGCTAATACTTATGGAGATGGAAATGTTCATATTACAACTCGTCAAGGTTTTGAAGTGTTGGGAATTTCTTGGAATGATATTGAGAAAGTAAATAAAATGGTGCAACCAATCATGGAAAAATTGGAAATTAATTATAAGGATAAAGATAAAGGATATGCCGCTGCTGGTACAAGAAATATTGCCGCTTGCATCGGAAACAAAGTGTGTCCAAAAGGTGCCTATAATACGACGGAATTTGCAAAGAAAATCGAAAAAGCAATATTTCCAAATGATTTTCACTTTAAGGTAGCATTAACAGGCTGTCCAAATGACTGTCAAAAAGTCAGAATGCATGATTTTGGAATAATTGGAATGGCAAAACCCGAACTTGATGAATCTAAATGTGTTTCTTGCGGAATGTGTGAAAGAAAATGTAAAAAGCTCTCAACAGGAGCAATTTCATATAAAAACTATAAACCTGTAAGAGATCATCAAAGATGTATAGGCTGTGGAGAATGTGTCTTAAACTGCCCAACAGGCGCATGGACAAGATCCCCTAAAAAATATTACAAACTTGCAATAATGGGAAGAACTGGGAAGCAAAACCCAAGACTGGCAGAAGACTGGCTATTCTGGGCAGATGAAGAGTCAATAATAAAAATTATAAAAAATACTTACGAATACGTTGACAAATATATCGACAGAAGTCTTCCAAAAGAACATATAGGTTATATCGTTGACAGAACAGGTTTTGAAGAATTTAAAAAATGGGCATTAAAAGGAGTTAATTTACCTGAAGAAACTGTGATGGTAAATAATGTGTATTGGAGAAATGGCATAAAGTATCAAGGAATATTGTAA
- a CDS encoding zinc-binding alcohol dehydrogenase family protein — MINKKNTMKAVVLEKPCTADELKIQNIEIPKVKEGWVLIKIKAFGINRAEIFTRNGFSPSVKLPRVIGIECVGVIEDASDSDFKKGDRVFTMMNGLGREFNGSYAEYTLVPSSQVYPITISETDWTKLAAYPELYYTAYGSLFKSLKLKNTDTLLIRGGTSSVALASIQLAKSFGNTVIATSRSQTKAEFLKEIGADFVLIQDDTFDSQLRKHFPDGIDKVLDLIGTPTLKNSLKSVKQGGIVCMTGCLGGWVIENFEPLSDIPSESYLTSFDSTNVNRTTIKEMFDFMEKYNIKPRISKIFTLDEISLAHQYLESNSANGKVIVKTL; from the coding sequence ATGATAAATAAAAAAAATACTATGAAAGCAGTTGTTCTCGAAAAACCTTGTACTGCTGATGAATTAAAAATTCAAAATATTGAAATTCCAAAAGTTAAAGAAGGCTGGGTACTTATAAAAATTAAGGCATTTGGAATAAATCGGGCTGAAATATTTACTAGAAATGGATTTTCTCCGTCTGTAAAATTGCCACGTGTGATTGGAATTGAATGCGTTGGCGTTATTGAAGACGCTTCCGACAGCGATTTTAAAAAGGGAGATAGAGTTTTCACAATGATGAATGGCTTGGGACGTGAATTTAACGGAAGTTACGCCGAATACACTCTTGTACCGTCTTCACAAGTTTATCCAATAACTATTTCAGAAACAGACTGGACAAAACTTGCAGCATACCCTGAACTTTACTATACCGCTTATGGCTCTTTATTCAAAAGCTTAAAATTAAAAAATACTGACACCCTATTAATTCGTGGTGGAACAAGTTCAGTGGCCCTTGCTTCAATTCAGCTTGCCAAAAGTTTTGGAAATACCGTAATCGCAACTTCAAGAAGTCAAACTAAAGCTGAATTTTTAAAAGAAATTGGAGCAGATTTCGTCTTAATTCAAGATGATACTTTTGACAGTCAGTTAAGAAAACATTTTCCTGATGGAATTGATAAAGTTCTCGATTTAATCGGCACACCAACATTGAAAAATTCCCTAAAATCTGTAAAACAAGGCGGAATAGTCTGTATGACAGGCTGTCTTGGAGGATGGGTAATTGAAAATTTTGAGCCACTTAGCGATATTCCTTCAGAATCTTACTTGACTTCATTTGACAGCACAAATGTAAATAGGACCACAATAAAAGAAATGTTTGATTTTATGGAAAAATATAATATAAAGCCACGAATTTCAAAAATATTTACACTAGATGAAATATCCTTGGCACATCAATACCTTGAATCAAATAGCGCTAACGGAAAAGTCATAGTAAAAACTCTTTAA
- a CDS encoding MarR family winged helix-turn-helix transcriptional regulator, protein MYKKINLGIYISKIKQIHDRILNHILSKREITVFNGERGKILHILWEKDNITCKELSEKTGLAINTLTPMLDRIEKVGLIERRPHPGDRRKVLIKLTEYAQGFKKEYEEISETMANYVYEGFSQEEIEMSEGFLERISQNLEKVEKERSKK, encoded by the coding sequence ATGTATAAAAAAATAAATTTAGGAATATACATAAGCAAAATTAAGCAAATACATGACAGAATCTTAAATCATATTTTGTCAAAAAGGGAAATTACAGTATTTAATGGAGAACGTGGGAAAATACTGCATATACTTTGGGAAAAGGATAATATCACATGTAAGGAATTGTCAGAAAAAACCGGGCTTGCGATAAATACGCTTACACCGATGTTGGATAGGATTGAAAAGGTTGGGCTGATAGAAAGAAGGCCTCATCCTGGTGACAGACGTAAAGTATTGATAAAGCTTACAGAGTATGCACAGGGCTTTAAAAAAGAATATGAGGAAATTTCTGAAACCATGGCAAATTATGTTTATGAAGGGTTTTCTCAAGAGGAAATTGAGATGAGTGAAGGGTTTTTGGAAAGGATTTCACAGAATTTAGAGAAGGTTGAAAAGGAAAGAAGTAAGAAATAA
- a CDS encoding formate/nitrite transporter family protein: MYNGAKEITLNGYFYNLLFVTFGNIVGGGFVGFACYYLAKKDK; encoded by the coding sequence ATGTATAATGGAGCAAAAGAAATAACATTAAATGGCTATTTTTATAATTTATTATTTGTAACATTTGGGAATATTGTTGGGGGAGGATTTGTTGGTTTTGCCTGTTATTATTTGGCGAAAAAGGATAAATAG
- a CDS encoding 4Fe-4S dicluster domain-containing protein yields the protein MKISLNRENFNLALEKLKKEYKIYAPIEIPFRGTFSDTSVIRYSEIEKIDEICFDKKSHFSAKEIMLPITQTMFYFTEEGCKMPKEQEQKYLIFLRSCDLHGVKRVDDIYLNNKFLDIYYKRVRDKVKFVVFGCPNSFENCFCVDMGTNKTDEYNIGIKVTEEEIFADIKDDELKVYFKELIAEKNNGNNDENKINEMYLDVKDEKMKKYLEEIIAENNSNKISENVEFEMEFVEDNEIHVDIPDNIELEDIINLDLWREYDSRCIACGKCNFVCPTCTCTTTQDVFYSENENNGERRRVWASCHVNGFTDMAGGHSFRQRHGDRMRFKVMHKISDFKKRFGYQMCTGCGRCDDACPEYISFSNCINKLSAELKRISAEKRGEESE from the coding sequence ATGAAAATCAGTTTAAATCGTGAAAATTTTAATCTGGCACTTGAAAAGCTGAAAAAAGAATACAAGATATATGCACCAATTGAGATACCATTTCGTGGTACATTTTCAGATACTTCTGTAATCAGATATTCTGAAATTGAAAAAATTGATGAAATATGTTTTGACAAGAAATCTCATTTTTCAGCAAAGGAAATAATGCTGCCAATAACGCAAACAATGTTCTATTTTACAGAAGAAGGATGTAAGATGCCCAAAGAACAGGAGCAAAAATATCTTATATTTCTTAGAAGCTGTGATTTACACGGTGTCAAAAGAGTTGATGACATTTACTTGAATAATAAGTTTTTGGATATTTACTACAAAAGAGTCAGAGATAAAGTTAAATTTGTAGTGTTTGGATGTCCAAATTCATTTGAGAACTGTTTTTGTGTAGATATGGGCACTAATAAGACAGATGAATATAATATTGGAATAAAAGTTACAGAAGAGGAAATATTTGCTGATATAAAAGATGACGAGCTGAAGGTTTATTTTAAAGAACTTATCGCTGAGAAAAACAATGGAAATAATGATGAAAATAAAATAAATGAAATGTACCTAGATGTAAAAGATGAAAAAATGAAAAAATATCTTGAAGAAATAATTGCTGAAAATAATAGCAATAAAATAAGTGAAAATGTTGAATTTGAAATGGAATTCGTAGAAGATAACGAAATTCATGTGGATATTCCTGACAATATTGAACTTGAAGATATAATAAATCTGGATTTATGGCGTGAATATGACAGCCGTTGCATAGCCTGTGGAAAATGTAACTTTGTTTGTCCAACTTGTACCTGCACGACTACACAAGACGTTTTTTACAGTGAAAATGAAAACAATGGGGAAAGAAGGCGTGTATGGGCTTCATGTCATGTGAACGGCTTTACAGATATGGCTGGCGGTCATTCATTCAGACAAAGACATGGAGATAGAATGAGATTTAAGGTAATGCACAAAATATCTGATTTTAAGAAAAGATTTGGATATCAGATGTGTACAGGATGTGGAAGATGTGATGATGCGTGTCCTGAATACATTTCATTCTCAAATTGCATAAACAAGCTAAGTGCCGAACTAAAAAGAATATCGGCTGAAAAAAGAGGTGAAGAATCAGAATGA
- a CDS encoding pheromone cAD1 o protein — MKKLLFTLMFLLNVLGFSAMKNGIYSVEKKYDSNWNSFVKLTIKDGKIIGAQYDRKNKKGELFSMSQHSFRDIALEISRNLVNSQNVSSVKGKDAKAVSEFKEMANFLINKANSGNTGNFKM, encoded by the coding sequence ATGAAAAAATTATTATTTACATTAATGTTTTTACTAAATGTTTTGGGATTTTCAGCAATGAAAAATGGTATTTATTCCGTTGAAAAAAAATACGACAGCAATTGGAATTCTTTCGTAAAATTAACTATTAAAGACGGAAAAATAATCGGTGCTCAATATGACAGGAAAAACAAAAAAGGAGAATTGTTCTCAATGAGCCAACATTCATTTAGAGACATAGCTCTTGAAATTTCAAGAAATCTTGTAAATTCCCAAAACGTAAGTTCCGTAAAAGGAAAAGACGCAAAAGCAGTATCAGAATTTAAAGAAATGGCAAACTTTTTAATTAATAAGGCTAATAGTGGTAACACTGGAAATTTCAAAATGTAA
- the asrB gene encoding anaerobic sulfite reductase subunit AsrB, whose protein sequence is MSIINTLNTINMDEQAIMDMNVFLPVVHKLLSIEKVTELEWLFRVEYKKGSVEAGQFMQVSLPGVGEAPISIANFDLEEGYLDFLIRKVGKVTDKIFELKAGDKIFLRGPYGHGFPIEQYKNKHIVMVIGGSGIAPVRPIIEYFTKHPDQMKSFKIIVGYKNYESVIFEEEFSRWRENIEILVTLDNVETARNIGKTEDEMHEGMVTKYIPDLKIPENMDEVEYIVVGPPVMMHFSCLEILKTGVPTEKIWVSFERKMSCAVGKCGHCKIDETYICLEGPVFRYDFAKKLLD, encoded by the coding sequence ATGAGTATAATTAACACATTAAATACAATAAATATGGATGAACAGGCTATAATGGATATGAACGTATTTTTACCGGTTGTTCACAAACTTTTGTCCATCGAGAAAGTTACCGAGCTGGAATGGCTATTTCGTGTGGAATATAAAAAGGGAAGTGTAGAAGCTGGACAGTTTATGCAAGTTTCATTACCAGGAGTTGGAGAAGCTCCTATTTCCATTGCAAATTTTGACTTGGAGGAAGGTTATCTTGATTTCCTTATTAGAAAAGTTGGGAAAGTTACAGACAAGATTTTTGAACTGAAAGCAGGAGATAAAATTTTTTTGAGAGGGCCTTACGGGCATGGATTCCCAATTGAACAATACAAAAATAAGCATATTGTAATGGTTATTGGAGGAAGTGGAATTGCACCAGTTCGTCCGATTATCGAATATTTTACAAAACATCCTGATCAAATGAAGTCCTTTAAAATCATTGTTGGATATAAAAATTATGAAAGTGTTATTTTTGAAGAGGAATTTTCACGTTGGAGAGAAAATATTGAAATACTTGTAACATTGGATAACGTAGAAACAGCAAGAAATATTGGAAAGACAGAAGACGAAATGCACGAAGGAATGGTTACTAAATATATTCCAGATTTAAAGATTCCTGAAAATATGGATGAAGTTGAATACATTGTTGTAGGTCCTCCAGTAATGATGCATTTTTCTTGCCTTGAAATCCTAAAAACAGGTGTTCCAACTGAAAAAATATGGGTTTCATTTGAAAGAAAGATGTCCTGTGCCGTTGGGAAATGCGGACATTGTAAAATTGATGAAACATATATTTGCCTTGAAGGGCCAGTATTTAGATACGATTTTGCAAAAAAACTGCTTGATTAA
- a CDS encoding FAD-dependent oxidoreductase, with translation MKVVVIGCTHAGTAAIVNLRKTNPEVEITVFERNDNISFLSCGIALYVGGVVKDPQGLFYSSPEKLKEMNVETRMKHEVKSVDIEGKKVRVVNLETGIEFNESFDKLIITSGSWPIIPPIEGIDLNNILLCKNYNHSNEIIERAKHSQKVVVIGAGYIGVELVEAFRDNGKEVVLVDAEERILSKYFDKEFTDVAEESFKHRGIVIATGEKVVKFEGSNGNVTKVVTDKNKYEADMVIMCVGFLPSTSLFKGQLEMLPNGAIKVDEYMRTSNKDVMAAGDCCSVFYNPLQRERYIPLATNAVRMGTLAGINLLENKVKHLGTQGTSGIKIYENNMAATGLTEEIAKQEGIEVESVIAVDNYRPEFMPTYEKVTLKVVFEKNSRRILGAQLTSKIDLTQSINTLSVCIQNKMTVEELAFVDFFFQPHYNKPWNFLNLAGLNALK, from the coding sequence ATGAAAGTTGTAGTAATTGGATGTACGCATGCTGGGACGGCTGCCATTGTGAATTTGAGAAAAACTAACCCTGAGGTTGAGATAACAGTGTTTGAAAGAAATGATAATATTTCGTTCTTATCTTGTGGAATTGCATTGTATGTGGGAGGAGTTGTGAAAGATCCTCAAGGATTGTTTTATTCTTCGCCTGAAAAATTGAAAGAAATGAATGTTGAAACAAGAATGAAACACGAGGTGAAAAGTGTCGACATTGAAGGTAAGAAAGTGCGAGTTGTAAATCTGGAAACTGGAATTGAATTTAACGAATCTTTTGACAAATTGATTATCACATCTGGTTCTTGGCCTATTATTCCACCAATTGAAGGAATTGACTTGAATAATATTTTGCTTTGTAAAAATTACAATCATTCAAATGAAATCATTGAAAGAGCAAAACATTCACAAAAAGTTGTTGTTATTGGAGCAGGGTACATTGGAGTGGAGCTTGTTGAAGCATTCAGAGATAATGGGAAGGAAGTTGTCCTAGTTGATGCAGAAGAAAGAATTTTGAGCAAATATTTTGACAAGGAATTTACAGATGTTGCTGAAGAATCGTTTAAACATAGAGGAATTGTAATTGCGACTGGAGAAAAAGTTGTTAAATTTGAAGGAAGCAATGGAAATGTAACAAAGGTAGTTACCGATAAAAATAAATATGAAGCAGATATGGTAATTATGTGCGTTGGATTCCTGCCAAGCACTTCATTGTTTAAAGGACAGCTTGAAATGCTGCCAAATGGAGCGATTAAAGTTGACGAATATATGAGAACAAGCAATAAAGACGTTATGGCTGCAGGAGACTGCTGTTCGGTATTTTATAATCCATTGCAAAGGGAAAGATATATTCCGCTTGCAACAAATGCTGTAAGAATGGGAACATTAGCAGGTATAAACTTACTTGAAAATAAAGTTAAGCATCTCGGGACACAAGGTACTTCAGGAATTAAAATTTATGAAAACAATATGGCTGCAACTGGATTAACAGAGGAAATTGCAAAACAAGAAGGAATAGAAGTAGAAAGCGTAATTGCAGTTGACAACTATCGTCCTGAATTTATGCCAACTTATGAAAAAGTAACATTAAAAGTGGTATTTGAAAAAAATAGCAGAAGAATTTTAGGAGCGCAATTAACTTCTAAAATCGACTTGACACAATCAATTAATACATTGTCAGTATGTATTCAAAATAAAATGACTGTAGAAGAATTGGCATTTGTAGACTTCTTCTTCCAGCCTCATTATAACAAGCCTTGGAATTTCTTGAATTTAGCAGGGTTAAATGCTTTAAAATAG